The following are encoded together in the Mesoterricola sediminis genome:
- a CDS encoding response regulator, which yields MKILIVDDSSTMRRIIINTLSRIGYTDVVEGEHGKAGLDKLSQGGVEMIITDWNMPEMDGLEFVQTVRAQNPSIPILMVTTNAAKEDIVQALQAGVNNYVVKPFTPETLKEKIESLLG from the coding sequence TTGAAGATCCTAATCGTGGACGACTCTTCGACGATGCGCCGCATCATCATCAACACCCTTTCCCGCATCGGCTACACCGACGTGGTGGAGGGCGAGCACGGGAAGGCCGGGCTGGACAAGCTCTCCCAGGGCGGGGTCGAGATGATCATCACCGACTGGAACATGCCGGAGATGGACGGCCTGGAGTTCGTCCAGACGGTCCGGGCCCAGAACCCCTCCATCCCCATCCTCATGGTCACCACGAACGCCGCCAAGGAGGACATCGTCCAGGCCCTCCAGGCCGGCGTGAACAACTACGTGGTCAAGCCCTTCACGCCCGAGACGCTCAAGGAAAAGATCGAGTCGCTGCTCGGCTAG
- a CDS encoding PilZ domain-containing protein produces MSSERRQYRRIPMGATVGFQEISFAREPEPATSVYGDISGGGLLLNSPRALPLDTLLRLELRVPGWGKHQNHFGPVQDFDLRPLVAVGQVVRVERLESGEYELGVKFVNVYPDDQAALLKFIEASAPAEEK; encoded by the coding sequence ATGTCCTCCGAACGCCGCCAGTACCGCCGGATCCCCATGGGGGCCACCGTGGGCTTCCAGGAGATCTCCTTCGCCAGGGAGCCCGAGCCCGCCACCAGCGTGTACGGGGACATCTCCGGGGGGGGGCTCCTGCTCAACTCGCCCCGGGCCCTCCCGCTGGACACCCTCCTGAGGCTCGAACTCCGCGTCCCGGGGTGGGGGAAGCACCAGAACCACTTCGGGCCCGTGCAGGATTTCGACCTGCGCCCCCTCGTGGCGGTGGGGCAGGTGGTCCGGGTGGAACGCCTCGAGTCCGGCGAGTACGAACTTGGGGTAAAATTCGTGAATGTCTATCCCGATGACCAGGCTGCCCTTCTAAAATTCATCGAGGCATCCGCGCCGGCGGAAGAGAAGTAG
- a CDS encoding adenylate/guanylate cyclase domain-containing protein: MYIILLVEGARQTVELTGDGVTVGRGEAAGIRVCSNAVSRVHARLFERDGQVYVQDMKSMNGTTLNDAPVLEPTPLRPGDTILLGEVPIQWLAEAVPAPAGSLTTSTARPHAENRIEMEERAFDTSGSIMVPHTTLEDLLARHPAEKAPAEVEALFQRLAAMAGKLLAAAGLPELLDSVMSLVTAQIRCQRGFILLTDPAGELVPEYVWEEKPGAITTPISRTIARTAMKDKVTILTTDARVDPRFSAGESIKIHGISSALCAPLIVETQALGVIYLEASLSKSGFKREDEHLLSAMANFAAVGIQRERETRFRQRLERYHSPQVVGEILRSSQNLDAPILQARRCEITVLFADISGFTRMSEGMEPLRLASILNRSFEALTDQIFQRGGTLDKYIGDAIMAFFGAPAPDPDHARHAVEAAVAMQQGLRALNGCRPEGFPELRMRIGINSGEAFAGDIGCEKRMDYTVMGSTVNLASRLESSVARPGQIAIGPRTAQLIQMQGLEQLDPVLVKGIDHEIRPFLVPWG, translated from the coding sequence ATGTACATCATCCTGCTGGTGGAAGGGGCCCGCCAAACGGTCGAGCTAACGGGGGACGGTGTCACCGTGGGCCGGGGCGAGGCCGCCGGGATCCGCGTCTGTTCCAACGCCGTGAGCCGGGTCCACGCCCGGCTCTTCGAACGGGACGGCCAGGTGTACGTGCAGGACATGAAGTCCATGAACGGCACGACCCTCAACGACGCGCCCGTCCTGGAGCCGACCCCCCTCCGCCCCGGGGACACCATCCTCCTGGGGGAGGTGCCGATCCAGTGGCTGGCCGAGGCCGTGCCCGCGCCGGCCGGCTCCCTGACCACGAGCACGGCCCGCCCCCACGCCGAGAACCGCATCGAGATGGAGGAGCGGGCCTTCGACACCTCCGGCAGCATCATGGTCCCCCACACCACCCTGGAGGACCTGCTGGCTCGGCACCCGGCCGAGAAGGCCCCCGCGGAGGTGGAGGCCCTGTTCCAGCGCCTGGCGGCCATGGCCGGCAAGCTCCTGGCCGCCGCGGGCCTGCCGGAGCTCCTGGATTCGGTCATGAGCCTGGTGACGGCCCAGATCCGCTGCCAGCGGGGGTTCATCCTCCTGACGGACCCCGCCGGGGAGCTGGTGCCCGAATACGTGTGGGAGGAAAAACCCGGCGCCATCACCACGCCCATCAGCCGCACCATCGCCCGTACGGCCATGAAGGACAAGGTGACCATCCTCACCACGGACGCCCGGGTGGACCCGCGGTTTTCCGCCGGAGAGAGCATCAAGATCCACGGCATCTCCTCGGCCCTCTGCGCCCCCCTCATCGTGGAGACCCAGGCCCTGGGGGTCATCTATCTGGAGGCCAGCCTCAGCAAATCGGGGTTCAAGCGGGAGGACGAGCACCTCCTCTCCGCCATGGCCAACTTCGCGGCCGTGGGGATCCAGCGCGAGCGCGAGACCCGGTTCCGCCAGAGGCTGGAGCGCTACCACAGCCCCCAGGTGGTGGGGGAGATCCTGCGGTCCAGCCAGAACCTGGACGCCCCCATCCTCCAGGCCCGCCGGTGCGAGATCACCGTCCTTTTCGCCGATATTTCGGGTTTCACCCGCATGTCGGAGGGCATGGAGCCCCTCCGGCTGGCCTCCATCCTGAACCGGTCCTTCGAGGCGCTCACCGACCAGATCTTCCAGCGGGGGGGCACCCTCGACAAGTACATCGGCGACGCCATCATGGCCTTCTTCGGCGCCCCGGCCCCGGACCCCGACCACGCCCGCCACGCCGTGGAGGCCGCCGTGGCCATGCAGCAGGGGCTCCGGGCCCTGAACGGGTGCCGGCCCGAGGGCTTCCCCGAGCTCCGGATGCGCATCGGCATCAACTCCGGCGAGGCCTTCGCCGGGGACATCGGCTGCGAGAAGCGCATGGACTACACCGTCATGGGCTCGACGGTGAACCTCGCCAGCCGCCTCGAGAGCAGCGTGGCCCGCCCGGGCCAGATCGCCATCGGCCCACGGACGGCTCAACTTATTCAGATGCAAGGTTTGGAACAGCTCGACCCGGTCCTGGTCAAGGGCATCGACCACGAGATCCGGCCCTTCCTGGTGCCCTGGGGCTGA
- a CDS encoding chemotaxis protein CheW, which translates to MATADVQARQAHDIVPSGQLVTFTLDGVEFGLDIDRVQEITPRTDITPVPGSPSFVLGVVNLRGMIIPVLDSRLRFHLPPKAPTDKTRIIILGLAGQPTGLMVDSVAEVVKLDDFTLRDTPPLVAGVRSEYLAGMVTAGDRLITLINLDKILDSAEFGLRESLGEATAAGSSFMSLEGAVEQVEDELPYVTFTLGRESFGIDLKLVEEIIEIPSITKVPDAPPYVLGVICLRDQVLPLLDFIQLLQVEPGEKDGSGDMVILLSFGTAKLGIVVDGIQEIIRIREDDILPPPQTLSERESKDLEGVVLRSDRMVSLLKVLDIITGEDQAKIAAMSTSLIREKEEEAADAHELPMVVFRLGPEAYSLRLHEVREIIMVGNITPVPRAPSFIEGVLNLRGEVMPVIDLRERFGLDRQKPTNLSRIVITPIGGVSTGLIVDSVDEVKSVDNRRLEEPPRVTAVGANAFIEKVARTEEGVVFLLNVQRLLTDVEGQQLQAFQGKKKG; encoded by the coding sequence ATGGCCACAGCTGACGTCCAGGCCAGGCAGGCCCACGATATCGTTCCTTCCGGTCAGCTGGTGACCTTCACCCTGGACGGGGTGGAGTTCGGCCTGGACATCGACCGGGTCCAGGAGATCACCCCCCGCACGGACATCACCCCCGTGCCCGGGTCGCCCAGCTTCGTCCTGGGCGTGGTGAACCTCCGGGGCATGATCATCCCCGTGCTGGACAGCCGCCTGCGCTTCCACCTCCCCCCCAAGGCCCCCACCGACAAGACCCGCATCATCATCCTCGGGCTGGCGGGCCAGCCCACCGGCCTCATGGTGGATTCGGTGGCCGAGGTGGTGAAACTGGACGACTTCACCCTCCGCGACACCCCCCCCCTCGTGGCCGGCGTCCGGAGCGAGTACCTGGCGGGCATGGTCACGGCCGGCGACCGCCTCATCACCCTCATCAACCTCGACAAGATCCTGGATTCCGCCGAGTTCGGCCTGCGCGAAAGCCTGGGCGAGGCCACCGCGGCGGGCTCCTCCTTCATGTCCCTCGAGGGGGCCGTGGAGCAGGTCGAGGACGAGCTGCCCTACGTCACCTTCACCCTCGGCCGGGAGTCCTTCGGCATCGACCTCAAGCTGGTGGAGGAGATCATCGAGATCCCGTCCATCACCAAGGTGCCCGACGCGCCCCCCTACGTGCTGGGCGTCATCTGCCTCCGGGACCAGGTCCTGCCCCTGCTCGACTTCATCCAGCTCCTCCAGGTCGAGCCCGGCGAGAAGGACGGCTCCGGCGACATGGTGATCCTCCTCAGCTTCGGCACCGCCAAGCTGGGCATCGTCGTGGACGGCATCCAGGAGATCATCCGGATCCGCGAGGACGACATCCTCCCGCCCCCCCAGACCCTCTCCGAGCGCGAGAGCAAGGACCTGGAAGGCGTCGTGCTGCGCAGCGACCGCATGGTCAGCCTCCTGAAGGTCCTCGACATCATCACCGGCGAGGACCAGGCCAAGATCGCGGCCATGAGCACCAGCCTCATCAGGGAGAAGGAGGAGGAGGCCGCGGACGCCCACGAGCTCCCGATGGTCGTCTTCCGCCTGGGCCCCGAGGCCTACTCCCTGCGCCTCCACGAGGTGCGCGAGATCATCATGGTCGGCAACATCACGCCGGTGCCCCGCGCCCCCTCCTTCATCGAGGGCGTGCTGAACCTGCGCGGCGAGGTGATGCCCGTCATCGACCTCCGCGAGCGCTTCGGGCTCGACCGGCAGAAGCCGACGAACCTCTCCCGCATCGTGATCACGCCCATCGGCGGGGTCTCCACCGGCCTGATCGTGGATTCCGTGGACGAGGTGAAGTCCGTCGACAACCGGCGCCTCGAGGAGCCCCCCAGGGTCACCGCCGTGGGCGCCAACGCCTTCATCGAGAAGGTGGCCCGTACGGAGGAGGGCGTTGTCTTCCTCCTGAACGTCCAGCGCCTCCTCACGGACGTGGAGGGCCAGCAGCTCCAGGCCTTCCAGGGCAAGAAAAAGGGCTGA